The proteins below come from a single Eremothecium sinecaudum strain ATCC 58844 chromosome II, complete sequence genomic window:
- the UBA3 gene encoding NEDD8-activating protein UBA3 (Syntenic homolog of Ashbya gossypii ADL333C; Syntenic homolog of Saccharomyces cerevisiae YPR066W (UBA3)) has product MTDNTKLINSKVLVLGAGGLGCEILKNLAMVGFPNIHVVDMDTIELTNLNRQFLFREQDIGKPKATVAAQYINNLKLPSAEHGSDVQVVPHVGDLTKLPIDFWKQFTAVICGLDAVEPRRYASWLLVRLTYESNFEVCIPLIDGGSEGFSGHCRTIIPGINACYECTIGTLPPPDQSYPLCTIANNPRLPEHVVTYVLTVQWPESELHNRNYSLDSPEALAWLVARCEEHASKFGIDPTTLTEKFILGVAKNVVPSVITTNVIIAALCCTELLKLVLDLADDIENAPNFMLYNGNDGCFAYSFKHDKLPDCSVCRYAKKSEESLID; this is encoded by the coding sequence ATGACAGATAATACCAAGCTTATAAACTCTAAGGTGCTCGTACTCGGCGCTGGTGGTCTTGGATGTGAAATTCTGAAGAACCTTGCTATGGTTGGGTTCCCTAATATTCATGTTGTTGACATGGATACCATAGAGCTGACAAACCTCAACAGACAGTTCCTATTTCGAGAGCAAGATATTGGCAAGCCAAAAGCTACCGTCGCAGCTCAGTACATCAATAACCTTAAATTACCAAGCGCCGAACATGGTAGTGACGTGCAGGTAGTTCCTCATGTAGGTGACCTTACAAAGCTACCCATCGATTTTTGGAAACAGTTTACGGCAGTAATATGTGGTCTAGACGCCGTAGAACCTCGTCGCTATGCTAGTTGGCTGTTGGTTCGCCTGACCTATGAATCAAACTTTGAGGTTTGCATTCCTTTAATCGATGGAGGGAGTGAAGGGTTTTCCGGGCATTGCAGGACAATTATTCCCGGTATCAATGCATGCTACGAGTGTACAATTGGTACCTTACCGCCGCCAGATCAGTCATATCCTTTATGTACTATAGCTAACAATCCAAGACTTCCAGAGCACGTTGTGACCTACGTTCTGACTGTGCAATGGCCTGAATCTGAACTTCACAATAGAAACTATTCACTTGATTCGCCTGAAGCACTTGCATGGCTCGTTGCTAGATGCGAAGAGCATGCGTCGAAATTTGGCATAGACCCCACAACTTTAACTGAAAAGTTCATTCTTGGAGTTGCCAAAAATGTCGTCCCAAGTGTGATAACTACTAATGTTATAATTGCAGCTCTCTGTTGCACGGAGCTTCTAAAGTTAGTACTGGACCTTGCGGATGACATAGAAAACGCTCCAAACTTCATGCTTTACAATGGCAATGACGGGTGTTTTGCATATAGTTTTAAGCATGACAAACTACCAGACTGTAGTGTCTGCAGATATGCTAAGAAGTCAGAAGAGTCTCTTATAGACTAG